The Phycisphaerae bacterium DNA window CTGGTTCCGATGTCCGCGTAGATGAACGACACGGGACCGACGCCGCTCCGATCCAGGATATCCGGCAGCTCGCCGAACCGCCCGCGGACCAGCGTCACCTTCGCCGCGTGGTCCTTGAGCTTCTCACTTGCCCGCTCCAGCGCGGCTGGATCGGCGTCGATGCCGATGAGCCTTTGGAGCAGGGGACAGGCCTGCAAGATCGCCAATGCGTGGCCGCCGCCGCCCAGGGTGCAATCCACCCCGATTTCCTCGGGCTTGGAATCAAGCACGCCGATGAGTTGGCTCGTCAGGACTGGGATGTGCTGCAGGGGGCCGCCGGTCACGTCGATCCATCAGTCTCAGTCAGAATTCCATTCCGTCCACTGACATTATCGGACGTTCAATTGTACAGAAGAAGCCGTCTTGCATCAACTGCAAAAGAAGTACTGATAATCTACGTCAGACCAGCAGTAATTTCAATGGTATTTTACTAAGATTCTGGGCCCAAAGGCAAGAAAAACTGCGATTCGTCAAGCATGGCTGGCCAGACGCGCGGCTTGAGAGGAAAGGCGAACCTGACCGAATCGCCCGCCCAAGCGCTGGAGACGCCGGACCTTCGCCTGGATCCGCTCCATCGCCGTCGTAAGTGTTTGGCGATCCACAGCTTGTCCGTCAAGAGCGGTGCGAATGGCAAGTAGATCGGCGGCCGGGCCCAGAATCGGCGGGCAGGGGGGTGCCTGACGGGTGACGGCGGTGGCGGTCTGGGTCATGGCGAGTTTCCTTGTGCAATTCCGTTTGCGACTTGCCGACCAAAACCGCGGCAAGTTCCTTTCGCCGCGGTGTTTACCGATGGGAGCTTACGTTTCGGGCCTCGACATTGGGCCCGAGCCAGGTGTCATCCTTGCCAGCCTGGCCCGGGTAAGCGTCTGGCTGTACTCCGAGAGTCCGTTCTCAACATACTGCTCCCAATCTTCGCGGTTCCATATCTCCAGGTGATCCCTCACGCCGATGATGACCACATCCTTGCCAAGCTGAGCCCTGCGTATCATGCGATCGGGAACCAGCACCCGACCGGTGCTGTCGATGTCCAGCAGCGTGGCCAGCCCGAACGTCAACTGCTCGAACTGCATCACGTTCTCGTCCGGGATGAGCTCAGCCGGCATCCGGTTGACGAGCTGCTCGTAGTACTGGTCCGGATAGAGCCAAAGCCGCTTGTTCGCGCCCAAAATCAGATAGAATTTGCTGCCGACGGTCTCCGGGCACAGCAACTGCCGGAACCGGGCCGGGATCGACAGCCGGTTCTTCTGGTCGAGCGTGTGTTCATGCTCACCGGTAAACAGCAAATGCCTGGCCCTCTATGGCTCTGGACTCGGGGAACGATGGTATTCAGGTTTCCAAAATGCAAATGACGGTCAACCCGCAGATTCTGGTGCATCCTTGCCGTCTCGTGCCACTTTCGCGGTCCCTCATGGGTTGACATGGGATATCCTACCACTTTTTGGGAACCCGTCAACGATTAAATCAGGCGAAAAATCGAAAAAAACTAAAGTCCTCGGACCCCGCCTGCCAACGGAGGAGCTACCAGGGATCTTCTCAGAAAAAAGTATGTTCGTGGGAGACTGAGGTCTCTTTGGGATGAAAGGTGGTTCTGCAAGGTATGAGCGAGCTGGAGGAACAGGTAGCGCGAGCGAAGGCGGGAGAACTGGGCGCCTACGGCGAGATTGTCCGGAGGTTCCAGGACATGGCTTTTGGCTACGCCTGTTCGATACTCGGTGACTTCCATCTGGCCGAGGACGCCGCCCAGGACGCCTTCGTCGAGGCGTACCGTCGGCTTGGGCAACTCACGGTGCCGCAGGCGTTTCCGGGGTGGTTTCGCCGGGTTGTCTTCAGCCGGTGCGCCGCCACACTGCGGCGAAGACGCGAATTGACCGCCGACGGCAACGAGGTAGACGCCATTGGCGATGCCGCCGACGGACCGGCTGAGACGGCCGAGCGTCGTGAGATGCAAGCGGCAGTTCTGGAGGCGATCCGCTCCTTGCCGGAGATCCAACGCACCGCCGCCACGCTGTTCTACATCAACGGCTATTCACAGAAGCAGTTGGCTGAGTTCCTTGAAGTGCCGGTGACCACCGTGCAGAAACGCATTCACGACGCGAGGAGAAATCTGAAAGGGAGGTTGCTGAAAATGGTCGAGGACACGCTCAAAGAGAACTCACCGCAGCGGGATGAGGCGAGCGACAGGGTCCGGTTCATGCTTGGTCATGCCGAGCGGATCGGCCAGGGAGTTCCGATCCTTGCCGGACTCGAAGCCGCCCGCGACCAGATGACAACGCAGAAGATGCGCAACCACGCGCAGGAAGTCATCGACGACGTGCTGGCCGGCCGGTCGATCCGCGAGTCGCTGGTCAAACGTCGCTGGCTTCTGCCGCCGATGGTCTTGCTCCTGATCCAGGCCGGCGAGTATCTGGGGGAGTTGGACGTCCTGATGCGCATGGCGGGCCATTGTCTGCGCGAAGGACACTACGAAGCCGACCCCGACGCATTCACGCGGGCGAAGGACTACCTCCTGCGGCGCGTTCTCAAACAGGGATTGGCCAAAGGAGCACAGGCGGTGGTGATGGACAGCCGACGCGTGTCTCCGATGCCCGACCTGAAGGAACGATACGACAAGATATGGATCGAGTTGCTGATGCCCGATGGTTCGCGCGAACGAGTCGAGCCGCTCTGCCCGCCGGACCACTTCAACAAGTGCTCAGCCGGCATCAAGATGGACACCATCCTCGATCGCCAGCAAGAGGGCGATCAGTTGACCGGCATGTTCCGCCTCCGCCTCGACCCTGCTGACTCGACCGAACAGCTCTTCCCGATCACCTTTCAGCCGTTTCGCGACGGCGAGGAGATACGAATCTGCTTTCAACCGATAGAAACGGAGCATTCCTCCTGAGCGATTGTGACAGTATACTGCAGCTTCAAGCGGCGCTGACGAGGAGGATGCCTTGAGAAAAATACTCTACCTGACGGATTCGCACATCGGTGCGGATACAACCGCGTGGTGTCAGCAGCCGTGCTGTCCGCATCTGCTGCCGGACCTGTGGAACGATCTGCGCGAGTTCGTGGCTGCGAACCCGTTGGACCTGGTCCTTCACGGCGGCGATCTGACGCACCACGGGACGGTCGACGAGCAGCGGGAAGCGGTCCGGATCGCCGTTGGGCTGGGAGTTCCGTTTCGTCTCTGTCTGGGCAACCACGATCTGGCCCGGGAGGGGGCACTGGAATCGTGGCTCTCACTCGGCCACGAGCTCTTCGGTGAAAGGTCGACGCCGAGCGGCGACTTCGCGGTCGACCTGGGGTCGGCGATTCTGCTGGTCGCGACCAATACGTGGCGGGACTCTGACCAGCCGTGGTTCTGGTCGCTGGAGGAGGCCTTGTCAGGACCGGTCCTTGCCGACAGGCAATACATGTGGCTGAAGGAGCAACTGGCCGCGCATCGGAACAAGCCCGCCATCCTCGCGATGCACGAAACGCTCTACCCGCTGCCGCCGAGGCTGACCGGACTGGAGCAGCCGACGCACGAGCCGTCGGGTTTCGACGTGGCGCGGACCCGGGGCTTCGTGGAGGAACACGACCAGATTCGCCTCGTCCTCTCCGGCCATTGCCACGCGACCTGCCGGACGTACGATAATGGCTGCGTCCACCTGACGACGGGCGCCTTCTTTGAGCCGCCGTTCCAAGTACGGATTCTGACCGTGGATCGGAATGGAATCGATGTCGAGACGGTCTGCCCGTCAGCCGTGGCCAAGTACAACCCGCCGATCGACGAGGGGAAGACCTGGACCTCCGGCCAGCCGGTCGACCGCCGCGTCAGGATGAACTTCTGACCGCGCGGAGCCGCCGGCGCACAAGGCGCGAATCAGGCGATCAGTTTGGCCAGATGATCGCGAAACGCTTGGCTTTGCCTGGCCTTGATCTTGAGGCAGTTGGGCAGCGAGTTACCCGCCGCGTGGGTGGCGATGCACTGACAGCAGATGCCGTGGTTTTCGCAGTCGGTGCCGGGGCACGTGCAGTTCGCTTTGTTGGTCTCGATATTCACGCATTGGGTCTTGGCCATCCTGTCCTCCGAATGCCGCAACGGCGGGTCCGCATCTCAAAAGGGCACAAGGTATAGTGGGGCGAGGCGCACCGCCACAGAAAAACCGCCGGATCACCGAACGATCCGAAAGCCGCAGATCCCGGCGCACTGAGCCAACAAGCCGATGTTCACGGACACTTGCCGGCGTCAAGAAACGGCCGTAGCACAACTTGCGAGTTCCGACTGTGGCGGCAGTAGATTGGTAATTATTGTTGTCGATTAGTGACGGTTATATTATGCCGCCTTTCCTGGAAAATATTGGTTTTGGCAAAACCAAGGGTTGGCAAAGCGTCGATAGGATGTGTATAATACAAAGGCAGAATAGCAGATAGTATTCCTGCTGAGCGCTGTTTGTCAAAAGCACACGTGATTGGGGGCGACAGGTATCGACCGGACACGAAGAAGGTCAGGTGGCGTGCCCAGGTTCTCGGGAGGCCTGGTAAAACACCCGGGGATGCTAATTAAGCGTCAACGATAGCTACAGAATGGCTGCCTAGAGATAGGCTGCCCGTCCGAGGCTGATCGCCTGTGTCAGCCGAAGGACGCCAATTCAGCAGGCTGGTTCCGGCGTTGGGCCGCAGGGCGCCGGGGCGAGACACTCTGGGGCTGGGTCGGACGGATCCCGTTGCCGGGAGTCGGACGATCGAGATTAAAACGGCAACTATGCACGTAGAAGCCTGTCCGGAACTGTCACGGGACGGGGGTTCGAATCCCCCCGCCTCCATTTTCTCCCAGCGTGTGCGAACTCGCCGGAATGCATCGGCGAGCGACGTGATTTTGAGTGACGGAAGTCTATGAGAACCATCGTTCAGGGATGCCGGGAGACGGGACGAGTACGACACATCCTGGTTCTGCGGGGCACCCACGCCGGCCAAACGGCGTCGGACCTCTTCGAGACGCAGGACAACGTCGAGTACGTGGACACCTTCGATGCCGCGCTGGAACACCTGCGCAGCGCGTCGTATGACCTGGTGGTGATCGAAGACGCCGAATTCATGGCCTTCGAGCGGTCGGCCCTGGCCAGCCAGAGCGCCGTCCTGCTCGAGACGATCGGACACGGCCTGGGAATCCTCGCCTTGACGGGACGCTTTCAGTGGTGTAACGGCAAATTCGATCAGATCGCCAATGACGTCAAAGACAAGCTCAAGGCCCGATGCCTTGAGCTTTTTTCATCGGATATCGCCGCGGGTCGAAGCCGCGGCCAGGCGCGGCGGTTCTCCATCGCCACCGACGACGGCCGCCAGTATGAGGTCACCGCCTCGCCGGTCCTTGACAGCGACGAGAAATTCGCTCAGATCGCGGTCGTTGTTCTCGACGCGACCTCCAGCCGCCGGCTCCAGCAGAAGATGAACGCCATCGAGCGGGCGGGCGAGGAGTTCATCGCCCTCGAAAGCGAGGCCGTGGGCAAGCTCGACATTCCCGGCCGGCTGGCCCTGCTCGAGGAGAAGATCACCAACTGCACCCGCGATATCCTCGGGTTCGACAAGTTCTGCATCCGCCTGCTGGACAAACGCACCAACCGGCTGGAACTGGTGCTCTCGTCGGGATTGTCCGAGGAGGGGCGCGGAGTCGAGATCTTCGCGTCGGCCGAAGGCGAAGGCATCAGCGGCTACGTGGTGGCCACGAAGCGCAGCTACATCTGCCCCGACGTCTCCCGCGACGAGCGGTACCTGGCCGGCATCGACCAGGCCGGATCGAGCCTGACCGTGCCGCTGTTCTTCCACGACGACGTGGTCGGCGTGTTCAACATCGAATCCGAGCGGGTGGGGGCTTTCGGCGAGGAGGACCGCCAGTTCGCCGAAATTTTCGGCCGCTATGTCGCGCGGGCCCTGCGGATCCTCGATCTGCTCGTGGTCGAACGCCACGACGCCACCGGCCAACTGGCCGACAACGTCAGCTCCGGGGTTTCCGGGCCGCTCAACGACATCCTGACCGATGTCTCGACGCTGACGGAGGAGTACATCGGCCGCGACGACCTGCGGGCCAAACTCGAGGCGATCAGCCGGAACGTCGGCAAGGTCCGCGAGGTCCTCAAGCAGGCGGCGCAGGGACCCAATGGAATTCTGGACCATCACAAGGCCAAACCCATGAAAGACACCGTGCTCTCGGGCAAGACCATTCTCGTGGTGGACGACGAGCCGATCATCCGCGAGACCATCAACGAGGTTCTCAGCGGGACCGGGGCCGCGGTGGATATGGCCCGCGAGGGCAACGAGGCCCTCGCCATGCTCGGCGAGCGGCGGTACGACCTGGTGCTCACCGACATCAAGATGCCGCACAAGAGCGGCTACGACATCTTCGCGAAGGCCAAGGACGTCGACGCCGACCTGCCGGTGATCTTCATGACCGGTTTCGGGTACGATCCGAACCACAGCATCATCCGGGCCCGCCAGGAGGGCCTCTCCGGCGTCCTTTACAAGCCTTTCAAGGTCAGCGACTTCCTCGGCCTGGTCAAGGACGTCCTCCGCGAAGCCGCGGGAGAACCCAAGGTCTCCTAGCTCCCAACCCTCCGGTTGACCGCACGAGAGGCATTCCGTAGACTATCTGCCTGTGTGCGGAATCCGCGCGATGGCAATGGCCGTGCAATGGAGGCGGTTCAGCGGTGAGTGACCCTCAAGACGATCGGATCGTGGAACTGGAGCATCGGCTGGACGGCCTCGAACGCGGTGAGCGGCAGGCGGCCTTCGACGGACTGCTGACGCTGTGGCGCAGCGGCGGCGTGGCGATGCCGCCCGAACGACAGGCGATCAACGTCCACCTGCACACGTTCCACTCCTACAACGCCTACGGCTATTCGCCGACCAGGGTCGCGTGGCTGGCCCGGCAACACGGCTTGGCCGTGGCGGGGATCGTCGATTTCGACGTATTGGCCGGCATGGATGAGTTCCTCGCGGCGGCCCGGGCGTTGGACCTGCGGGCGACGGTGGGCATGGAAACGCGGGTCTTCATTCCCGAATTCGCCGACTGCGTGATCACCTCGCCGGGCGAGCCGGGCATCTCATACCACATGGGCATCGGCTTTGCGACATCGGAACTGCCTGACGATCTGGAACGCTACCGTCGAAACCTCCAGACGGTCTCGCAGGACCGCAACCGCCGCCTCGTCGAACGCGTCAACGCCTACCTTCAGCCGGTCGTGCTCGACTACCAGCGTGACCTCGCGGACCAGACGCCTTCGGGCAATGTCACCGAACGCCACATCTGCGACGCCTACGTCCGGAAGGCCGCTGAGACCTTCAAAGCCAAGGAGGAGGTTCTGCAGTTCTGGGCCGCCAAACTGAGCGTGCCCGCGGAGGCCCCGGAACTGGGGCAGGAAAACGCCCTCCGCTCGCTGGTCCGGTCGCGGACGATGAAGAAGGGCGGCGTCGGCTACATCGAGCCCGACACCGGTTCGTTCCCGAAAATGGAGGAGTTCAACCGGTTCGCCGCTGGCGCCGGAGCGATGCCCGCCCTCACCTGGGTCGACGGCATCTCCGAAGGCGAAAAGCGGATGGAGGAACTGTGCCGTCTGGCCATGCGAAGCGGCGTGACCGCGATCAACGCGATTCCCGATCCGCGCTACACGCCTCACAAAGGCGCCGAGCGGGAAAAGGTCAGGAATCTGCACGACCTGGTGGCCCTGGCCCGCCGGCTTGGACTGCTGATCATCTCCGGCACCGAGATGAACATCCACGGCCAGAAGTTCGCCGACGATTTCGGCGACCCGGACCTCCGTCCGGTCGGCGATTACCTGATCTTCAGCGCACAGGTCTTTTACGGCCACACGGTCCTGCAGCGGCAAGCGGGCCTGGGTTACCTGAGCGACTGGACGACGCAACACCTGGCGGCACTGGACCGCCGCAACGAGTTCTATGCCCTGATCGGCCGGACGATCCGCCCGTCGTGCGAGGCGAGACTGGGCCCACTCACCGAACGCGTAACGCCCGAAGAGGTGATCGCCGCCGCGCGAGGCTGACGCTTGCGGCCTGCGCTACTGGCGAAGCTGTCCGTGGCCGCGGACCACGTACTTGTACGTCGTCAGGTCGCGGGCGCCCATCGGGCCGCGGGCGTGCAGCTTGTCGGTGCTGATCCCGATCTCCGCCCCGAGGCCGTACTCGTACCCGTCGCTGAACCGGGTCGAGGTGTTGACCATCACGCTGGCCGTGTCCACGTTCTGCACGAACTCCTCGACCGCGCAGACGCTGTTGGAGAGGATCGCGTCGGTGTGGTGCGACCCGTACGCGTTGATGTGGTCGATTGCCTCCGCCACGCCGTCGACCACCTTGACCGCCACGATCAGATCGAGATACTCCGTGGCCCAGTCCTGTTCCGAAGCCGGCTTGGCCTGCGGGAACAGCCGGCAGGTTTCGGCGCACCCCCGGATCTCGACTCCGTGGTCGGCCAGATGGCCGCAGATCACCGGGACAAACCGCTCAGCGATCGCGCGGTGGAACAGGATCGTCTCGGCTGCGTTGCACACGCCCGGCCGCTGGCACTTGGCGTTGATCACCACCTTGTCCGCCAGCTCCAGCTCGCACTCGCGATCGACGTACACGTGACAGTTGCCCGTGTAGTGCTTGATCACCGGGATCCGCGACAGCTCGACCACCGCGCGGATCAGGCTCTCGCCGCCGCGCGGGATCACCAGGTCGATGTACTGGTCGAGCTTCAGCAGCTCGCCGACCAGGCCGCGGTCGGTCGTCGCGATGACCTGCACCGCGTCCAGCGGCAAACCGTTCTTCGCGAGCGCCTCTCGCAGGACGGCGGCGATGGCCAGGTTCGAGTGGATCGCCTCCTTGCCGCCGCGGAGGATGCACGCGTTGCTGGACCGCAGGCACAACCCGGCGGCGTCGGCGGTGACGTTCGGCCGCGACTCGAAGATGATCGACACCACGCCGATCGGCGTCCGCACCCGCTCGATCCGCAAGCCGTTGGGCCGAACGTAGCCCTCGATGACCTGCCCGACCGGATCGGTCTGCTCCGCCACCTGCTCCAGCGAAACCGCCATCGCCTCGATCCGCTTGTCCGTCAGCTCAAGCCGGTCCAGCATCGCCGCCGATAGCCCCGCTTTCCGCCCGCCATCCAGATCCTTGGCGTTCTGGGCCTGAAGCTGTTTGACGCCCCGGCGGACCAAATCCGCCATGTCGCGCAGGGCGCGGTTCTTCTGGTCCACCGACGCCCGCGCCAGGGCCAACGCCGCCTTTCGCGCGTTGCCCGCAACCTTCAGGCTGTAGGCGGCCAGGTCCGTGATGTTCGACTCCGTCATCGTTGCGCCTCCTGCTGAAACCTACCGGGCGGGAACGGGAATGGCCGCCTCGGCCGCCTCCTTCTCCACGAGTTGGAAATCCACGTGAGGCTGTTCCTCGACGATCACGTTCCGGGCCCGCTCGGGCAGAGAGAAGCGGACCTCGCGGGGAAACGGCGTGCTGGTCCGGGTCCGATCCTCTTCGTCCAGAATGATGTAAGGTACGATGTCCTCCGGTTTCAGACTCTCGATCTGGTCGATAGGACCGCGGAAAACGACGGCGATCTGCTGATTGGGAAGAGTAATCGATACGTCATACGCATTGAGCAGGTCCACCGGTCCGCGAACCTGCACCCGGGCGAACTTGAATTCCTTCGTGACGTACTGCTTCTGGATCTGGAGCTGGACGCGGACGTGATCGGGTTCGGTCGCGATCGGATGCCCGCCCAGCGTCTGCTGCGGAATGGGAAACTTCTCGTCGATCACCTGGTCTTCCGGACGGTTCCGCAGCCGTTCTTCGATATCGACGGTCACCACCCGCTCATCGGCCCGGACCGACTCGAACGCCGACCGCGGCAACTCGACGTTCACCGTCGCCGGAGTCACCGCCGGATCGGTCGTCTGGATGCTGCCGCGCAACACCCGCACCGGCAGCGGCACCGTAATCATCTTATCCACCGCGACCTTGATCTCCGCCGGCGACGCCTCGGCCACCGCGATCGCTGCGAAACGCCGCGGCATCGCCGACGTCACCGCCTCGCGCGTGTCCAGCACCAGCGGCGCCAGCGAATCCTTCTTGACCACGTATTCCGGCGCGAACCGCCCGCCCACGATCTCGCGCCGCAGCAGCTCCAACTCGCCGCTGGGGCCCGAAAACGTGACCTCCAGCTCGACCCGGTTTTCGCCCGGATTGGGCTCCACGAGTTGGACCAGCAGGTCGGAATTCCTCGCCGCTGTGACCCGCAGCATGAGTTTTTCCACCCCCGTCTTGCTGCTGATGCGGTCCGCGTAGAACCAGATCAGGGCCGACAGCAGGGCCACCGGCACGAACGTGGCCAGAAAGCTCCGCGTCTTGCCCGCCAGCCGCTGCCAACTCCGGATTGAACCTGTGGCCTCATTCACGCTTGCCGCCGATCTCCAAAAGCCGTTTCAGGTCGCGGTCCAGGGCCTCCGGGGTCAGTCCGCGATACAGCTTGCCCTGGACGGCCATCGAAATGTTGCCCGTCTCCTCGCTGACCACAATGACCACCGCGTCGCAGTCTTCGCTCAGACCGACCGCCGCCCGGTGCCGCGAGCCGAGAGTCGGATCGACCTGGTCCGAATCCGTTAACGGGAACTGGCACGCCGCCGCCGCGATCCGGCCCTCCTGGATCACCACGCCCAGATCGTGCAGCGCCGTGCCGGGCCAGAAAATCGTCCGCAGCAGTTCCGGCGTGATCACCGCGTCCATCCGGACCCCGTTCTCGACGATCGACCCCAGTTCCACCTGCCGCTCGATCGCGATCAGTGCCCCGATCTTGTTCATCGAAAGCGACCGGACCGCGCTGACGATCGGAGCGGTCGTCTGCTGCGTGTCGCTGATGAAACGTCGCAGCCACGTCGCCTCGCCCAACCGCATCAGCGCCCGCCGCAACTCCGGCTGGAACACCACCAACGAACCGAAAAAAATCAGATAGACCATCGGGCTGAACAGCACGTTGATCCGGTCGAGGTGGAAGTGGGCCGCCAGCACGTCGAGAACCAGGAACAGACTGACCAGAATGACGATCAGCCCGCGCATCAACCGTAAGCCGCGGGTGCCTCGCAAAAAACGCCACACCACGTACAGGACCAGGCCGATCAGCAGCAGCTCAAAGCCGACCTTACCCCAGCCGTATTCCGGAATTCTCTTCAGATAGTCTTGTACGATCTGCCACATGCTCGGACGCCAGGAGACAAACCAGCCACACCCGTCGTTCGCTCAACTCGGACCCTCGAACCGCCCGCACGGGCATCCGGATAGGCCCACCTAATTATTACCCCGCCGACCCTCAAATGAAAGCTCCAAAGCCGGAATCATCTTCGACGACCCGCCGCTGTCGCGTTGCCTTGCCGCCATCAGGTTATCGGGCGTTGTGCAGGACCAACCGAGAGATGCCGGAGAACCGGAGAGGATGGCTGCCCTCCCTACGCGGGACTGGAGCAGACGACCAGGACTTTGGATCAGACTCGGACCTCAGCCGACCCGCGGCACTCGCCCAAGCGCTCACCCGTCTCGCCATCCCGGACTAACGGCGACCAATATAGTAGTTTTGTCTGCATGGTAGTCATTCAGAAATGACGAAGAGTAAAACGGTCTCCGGTCCGTCTATAGACTACAGAGTTCCAAGCTACCGAGGGACAAACAATGACCAAACGTGAACTGGCGATCCTGGCGTTTCGACTGCTGGCGGTCTGGTCCGCCTTCTACGCCGTGCTCAGATTGGACATGGTGATTGGAATGTGGCAGGTGACCAGGCGGTCGCTGGTCGATGAGGGAATGCCGATTGTTGTCCTGAGCTTCCTCCCGTTGGTTCTCGGCCTGATCGTCGCGTGGCTGATCTGGAGCAAGGCGGCCGCCCTGGCTGATCGCGTCGGACTGGCCGAGCCCGAGCCGGCCCGCGGCACGCCATTGACCGCCGAAACCGC harbors:
- the mraZ gene encoding division/cell wall cluster transcriptional repressor MraZ; amino-acid sequence: MLFTGEHEHTLDQKNRLSIPARFRQLLCPETVGSKFYLILGANKRLWLYPDQYYEQLVNRMPAELIPDENVMQFEQLTFGLATLLDIDSTGRVLVPDRMIRRAQLGKDVVIIGVRDHLEIWNREDWEQYVENGLSEYSQTLTRARLARMTPGSGPMSRPET
- a CDS encoding sigma-70 family RNA polymerase sigma factor; protein product: MSELEEQVARAKAGELGAYGEIVRRFQDMAFGYACSILGDFHLAEDAAQDAFVEAYRRLGQLTVPQAFPGWFRRVVFSRCAATLRRRRELTADGNEVDAIGDAADGPAETAERREMQAAVLEAIRSLPEIQRTAATLFYINGYSQKQLAEFLEVPVTTVQKRIHDARRNLKGRLLKMVEDTLKENSPQRDEASDRVRFMLGHAERIGQGVPILAGLEAARDQMTTQKMRNHAQEVIDDVLAGRSIRESLVKRRWLLPPMVLLLIQAGEYLGELDVLMRMAGHCLREGHYEADPDAFTRAKDYLLRRVLKQGLAKGAQAVVMDSRRVSPMPDLKERYDKIWIELLMPDGSRERVEPLCPPDHFNKCSAGIKMDTILDRQQEGDQLTGMFRLRLDPADSTEQLFPITFQPFRDGEEIRICFQPIETEHSS
- a CDS encoding cytosolic protein, with the translated sequence MAKTQCVNIETNKANCTCPGTDCENHGICCQCIATHAAGNSLPNCLKIKARQSQAFRDHLAKLIA
- a CDS encoding response regulator, which produces MRTIVQGCRETGRVRHILVLRGTHAGQTASDLFETQDNVEYVDTFDAALEHLRSASYDLVVIEDAEFMAFERSALASQSAVLLETIGHGLGILALTGRFQWCNGKFDQIANDVKDKLKARCLELFSSDIAAGRSRGQARRFSIATDDGRQYEVTASPVLDSDEKFAQIAVVVLDATSSRRLQQKMNAIERAGEEFIALESEAVGKLDIPGRLALLEEKITNCTRDILGFDKFCIRLLDKRTNRLELVLSSGLSEEGRGVEIFASAEGEGISGYVVATKRSYICPDVSRDERYLAGIDQAGSSLTVPLFFHDDVVGVFNIESERVGAFGEEDRQFAEIFGRYVARALRILDLLVVERHDATGQLADNVSSGVSGPLNDILTDVSTLTEEYIGRDDLRAKLEAISRNVGKVREVLKQAAQGPNGILDHHKAKPMKDTVLSGKTILVVDDEPIIRETINEVLSGTGAAVDMAREGNEALAMLGERRYDLVLTDIKMPHKSGYDIFAKAKDVDADLPVIFMTGFGYDPNHSIIRARQEGLSGVLYKPFKVSDFLGLVKDVLREAAGEPKVS
- a CDS encoding glutamate-5-semialdehyde dehydrogenase: MTESNITDLAAYSLKVAGNARKAALALARASVDQKNRALRDMADLVRRGVKQLQAQNAKDLDGGRKAGLSAAMLDRLELTDKRIEAMAVSLEQVAEQTDPVGQVIEGYVRPNGLRIERVRTPIGVVSIIFESRPNVTADAAGLCLRSSNACILRGGKEAIHSNLAIAAVLREALAKNGLPLDAVQVIATTDRGLVGELLKLDQYIDLVIPRGGESLIRAVVELSRIPVIKHYTGNCHVYVDRECELELADKVVINAKCQRPGVCNAAETILFHRAIAERFVPVICGHLADHGVEIRGCAETCRLFPQAKPASEQDWATEYLDLIVAVKVVDGVAEAIDHINAYGSHHTDAILSNSVCAVEEFVQNVDTASVMVNTSTRFSDGYEYGLGAEIGISTDKLHARGPMGARDLTTYKYVVRGHGQLRQ
- a CDS encoding TIGR00159 family protein — translated: MWQIVQDYLKRIPEYGWGKVGFELLLIGLVLYVVWRFLRGTRGLRLMRGLIVILVSLFLVLDVLAAHFHLDRINVLFSPMVYLIFFGSLVVFQPELRRALMRLGEATWLRRFISDTQQTTAPIVSAVRSLSMNKIGALIAIERQVELGSIVENGVRMDAVITPELLRTIFWPGTALHDLGVVIQEGRIAAAACQFPLTDSDQVDPTLGSRHRAAVGLSEDCDAVVIVVSEETGNISMAVQGKLYRGLTPEALDRDLKRLLEIGGKRE